A portion of the Rhinopithecus roxellana isolate Shanxi Qingling chromosome 19, ASM756505v1, whole genome shotgun sequence genome contains these proteins:
- the MCRIP1 gene encoding mapk-regulated corepressor-interacting protein 1 isoform X1: protein MYRQRLRGSGGGALGSDAPAMTSSPVSRVVYNGKRTSSPRSPPSSSEIFTPAHEENVRFIYEAWQGVERDLRSQVPGGERGLVEEYVEKVPNPSLKTFKPIDLSDLKRRSTQDAKKS, encoded by the exons ATGTACAGACAG AGGCTGAGGGGATCTGGCGGTGGAGCGCTAGGATCAGACGCCCCCGCAATGACCAG CTCCCCTGTCTCCAGAGTCGTGTACAACGGCAAGAGGACCAGCAGCCCCCGCTCCCCACCCAGCAGCAGCGAGATCTTCACCCCAGCCCACGAGGAGAACGTCCGCTTCATTTACGAAG CCTGGCAGGGCGTGGAGCGAGACCTGCGAAGCCAGGTGCCGGGCGGCGAGCGGGGCCTGGTGGAGGAGTATGTGGAGAAGGTCCCTAATCCCAGCCTGAAGA CCTTCAAGCCCATCGACCTGAGTGACCTGAAGCGCCGGAGCACGCAGGATGCCAAGAAGTCCTAG
- the MCRIP1 gene encoding mapk-regulated corepressor-interacting protein 1 isoform X2: protein MLPRQRLRGSGGGALGSDAPAMTSSPVSRVVYNGKRTSSPRSPPSSSEIFTPAHEENVRFIYEAWQGVERDLRSQVPGGERGLVEEYVEKVPNPSLKTFKPIDLSDLKRRSTQDAKKS from the exons atgctgCCACGCCAG AGGCTGAGGGGATCTGGCGGTGGAGCGCTAGGATCAGACGCCCCCGCAATGACCAG CTCCCCTGTCTCCAGAGTCGTGTACAACGGCAAGAGGACCAGCAGCCCCCGCTCCCCACCCAGCAGCAGCGAGATCTTCACCCCAGCCCACGAGGAGAACGTCCGCTTCATTTACGAAG CCTGGCAGGGCGTGGAGCGAGACCTGCGAAGCCAGGTGCCGGGCGGCGAGCGGGGCCTGGTGGAGGAGTATGTGGAGAAGGTCCCTAATCCCAGCCTGAAGA CCTTCAAGCCCATCGACCTGAGTGACCTGAAGCGCCGGAGCACGCAGGATGCCAAGAAGTCCTAG
- the GCGR gene encoding glucagon receptor, with amino-acid sequence MPPCQPRRPLLLLLLLLACQPQAPSAQVMDFLFENWKLYSDQCHHNLSLLPPPTELVCNRTFDKYSCWPDTPANTTANISCPWYLPWYHKVQHRFVFKRCGPDGQWVRGPRGQPWRDASQCQMDGEEIEVQKEVAKMYSSFQVMYTVGYSLSLGALLLALAILGGLSKLHCTRNAIHANLFVSFVLKASSVLVIDGLLRTRYSQKIGDDLSVRSWLSDGAVAGCRVAAVFMQYGVVANYCWLLVEGLYLHNLLGLATLPERSFFSLYLGIGWGAPMLFIIPWVVVKCLFENNQCWTSNKNMGFWWIPRSPVFLAILINFFIFVRIVHLLVAKLRAQQMHHTDYKFRLAKSTLTLIPLLGVHEVVFAFVTDEHAQGTLRFAKLFFDLFLSSFQGLLVAVLYCFLNKEVQSELRRHWHRWRLGKVLQEERSTSNHKAPSAPGRGLPGKKLQSGRGGGSQDSSAEIPLAGGLSRLTENPSEPCWDPS; translated from the exons ATGCCCCCCTGTCAGCCACGTCGACCCCTGctactgttgctgctgctgctggcctgCCAG CCACAGGCCCCCTCCGCTCAGGTGATGGACTTCCTGTTTGAGAATTGGAAGCTCTACAGTGACCAGTGTCACCACAACCTGAGCCTGCTGCCCCCTCCCACGG aGCTGGTCTGTAACAGAACCTTCGACAAGTATTCCTGCTGGCCAGACACCCCCGCCAATACCACGGCCAACATCTCCTGCCCCTGGTACCTGCCTTGGTACCACAAAG TGCAACACCGCTTCGTGTTCAAGAGATGTGGGCCCGATGGTCAGTGGGTGCGCGGACCCCGGGGGCAGCCTTGGCGTGACGCCTCTCAGTGCCAGATGGACGGCGAGGAGATTGAGGTCCAG AAGGAGGTGGCTAAGATGTACAGCAGCTTCCAGGTGATGTACACGGTGGGCTACAGCCTGTCCCTGGGGGCTCTGCTCCTCGCCTTGGCCATCCTGGGGGGCCTCAG CAAGCTGCACTGCACCCGCAACGCCATCCATGCGAACCTGTTTGTGTCCTTCGTGCTGAAGGCCAGCTCCGTGCTGGTCATCGATGGGCTGCTCAGGACCCGCTACAGCCAGAAGATTGGCGACGACCTCAGTGTCCGCAGCTGGCTCAGTGATGGA GCGGTGGCCGGCTGCCGTGTGGCCGCGGTGTTCATGCAATATGGCGTCGTGGCCAACTACTGCTGGCTGCTGGTGGAGGGCCTGTACCTGCACAACCTGCTGGGCCTGGCCACCCTCCCTGAGAGGAGCTTCTTCAGCCTCTACCTGGGCATCGGCTGGG GTGCCCCCATGCTGTTCATCATCCCCTGGGTGGTGGTCAAGTGTCTGTTCGAGAACAACCA GTGCTGGACCAGCAATAAGAACATGGGCTTCTGGTGGATCCCACGGTCCCCTGTCTTCCTGGCCATCCTG ATCAACTTCTTCATCTTCGTCCGCATTGTTCACCTGCTCGTGGCCAAGCTGCGGGCGCAGCAGATGCACCACACAGACTACAAGTTCCG GCTGGCCAAGTCCACACTGACCCTCATTCCCCTGCTGGGTGTCCACGAAGTGGTCTTCGCCTTTGTGACGGACGAGCACGCCCAGGGCACCCTGCGCTTTGCCAAGCTCTTCTTCGACCTCTTCCTCAGCTCCTTCCAG GGCCTGCTGGTGGCTGTCCTCTACTGCTTCCTCAACAAGGAG gtgCAGTCGGAGCTTCGGCGGCATTGGCACCGCTGGCGCCTGGGCAAAGTGCTGCAGGAGGAGCGGAGCACCAGCAACCACAAGGCCCCATCTGCGCCTGGCCGAGGCCTTCCTGGCAAGAAGCTGCAGTCTGGGAGGGGTGGTGGCAGCCAGGACTCATCTGCGGAGATCCCCTTGGCTGGTGGCCTCTCTAGGTTGACTGAGAACCCCTCTGAACCCTGCTGGGACCCCAGCTAG
- the MCRIP1 gene encoding mapk-regulated corepressor-interacting protein 1 isoform X3, which yields MTSSPVSRVVYNGKRTSSPRSPPSSSEIFTPAHEENVRFIYEAWQGVERDLRSQVPGGERGLVEEYVEKVPNPSLKTFKPIDLSDLKRRSTQDAKKS from the exons ATGACCAG CTCCCCTGTCTCCAGAGTCGTGTACAACGGCAAGAGGACCAGCAGCCCCCGCTCCCCACCCAGCAGCAGCGAGATCTTCACCCCAGCCCACGAGGAGAACGTCCGCTTCATTTACGAAG CCTGGCAGGGCGTGGAGCGAGACCTGCGAAGCCAGGTGCCGGGCGGCGAGCGGGGCCTGGTGGAGGAGTATGTGGAGAAGGTCCCTAATCCCAGCCTGAAGA CCTTCAAGCCCATCGACCTGAGTGACCTGAAGCGCCGGAGCACGCAGGATGCCAAGAAGTCCTAG